A window from Erythrobacter sp. YJ-T3-07 encodes these proteins:
- a CDS encoding chromosome segregation SMC family protein, with protein sequence MEIRQLRLSGFKSFVEPATLRIEPGLTGVVGPNGCGKSNLLEAIRWVMGETSAKSMRSGGMEDVIFAGTAERPPRQFAEVVLTGADDSGAELEVIRRIERGAGSAYRVNGNDVRAKDVALAFADAATGAHSPALVSQGKIAHMIAAKPVERRAMLEEAAGIAGLHVRRKDAESKLRQTENNLARLEDLLAGLDSQITSLRRQAKQAERYAKLTDEIGVAEARLVFARWRDAAASAQAARKAAGEAEAAVEAAKTRAGETETAQRDAAEKLADARDALVAARTDAGAQEQRLASLEKERDAALARLADLDRQAARLEEDREDYGRTGRDAADALQRLEAELAASETSRAQAEAALPQVIADAERAEQAERSAELELARANADYAALDAEWRVARAALDTAERRIAKLASEAERLEETARQQAGAQDPAQALAEAQAAATQAGEAQEALAGRIEGRREARDAARTALEQAQEALAEARAELAGVEREHAALEKDQRTRDKARAAKAGKPVALDRVRAAPGYEAALAAVLGRDGRSPLGAMPEAEDGRFWTGAPQPEPVADSLLHHLGDCPEELRARLARVQVVEADDGRALEPGTWLVTLAGALRRWDGLVVRGEGGAEAARLEAANRLATLAERLPELQQSAASAEARVGEARAALDAAQADFSRAESEREAAAQAEREALRALDRAEAALASHAERARQLEQARTDLADQRATATRELEAAQATLAGLTDPEALAARRDAARSAHETARAQLSAATAARAAQEQALAVAKERVSAHRADRAHWDRRADEAARRLAEMDSRFAEIAAAREQVGDQPERLARDIETARTSHRETAARLATLQDTLDTAQAAADAADTAQRAANEALSEARERRAQLANQAENEDARRAEMARVSGERFHKPPPLLPAAYEFDEADVADREAESETLDKLTQSRERIGPVNLVAADELARIEEEHGSTTAEREELTEAVHRLRGSIGQLNREGRERLRAAFEQVDAHFQKLFARLFEGGVAHLALIDSDDPLEAGLEIYAQPPGKRLQSLTLLSGGEQALTAIALTFALFLTNPAPICVLDEVDAPLDDANIDRFCDLLEAMTQETSTRYLIVTHNAVTMSRMHRLFGVTMIEKGVSRLVSVDLQAAELLAAE encoded by the coding sequence ATGGAGATCCGGCAGCTTCGCCTGTCTGGCTTCAAGAGCTTCGTCGAGCCCGCAACCCTGCGCATCGAACCCGGGCTGACCGGGGTCGTCGGCCCCAACGGCTGCGGCAAATCCAACCTGCTCGAAGCGATCCGCTGGGTGATGGGGGAAACCTCCGCCAAGTCGATGCGCTCGGGCGGGATGGAGGACGTGATCTTCGCCGGCACGGCCGAGCGTCCCCCGCGCCAGTTCGCCGAAGTGGTGCTGACCGGCGCGGACGACTCCGGCGCCGAGCTCGAGGTCATCCGCCGGATCGAACGCGGCGCGGGCAGTGCCTACCGCGTCAACGGAAACGACGTGCGGGCAAAGGACGTCGCGCTCGCCTTTGCCGATGCGGCGACCGGGGCCCACTCCCCCGCACTCGTCAGCCAGGGCAAGATCGCGCACATGATCGCGGCCAAGCCGGTCGAGCGGCGCGCGATGCTGGAAGAAGCGGCGGGGATCGCCGGGCTGCACGTGCGGCGCAAGGATGCCGAGAGCAAGCTGCGCCAGACAGAGAACAACCTCGCACGGTTGGAAGACCTGCTCGCCGGGCTCGACAGCCAGATTACCTCGCTCAGGCGGCAGGCCAAACAGGCGGAACGCTATGCAAAGCTGACCGACGAGATCGGCGTCGCCGAGGCCCGGCTGGTCTTCGCCCGCTGGCGCGATGCGGCGGCCAGCGCGCAGGCCGCGCGCAAGGCGGCGGGCGAGGCGGAGGCAGCGGTCGAGGCGGCCAAGACGCGTGCGGGCGAGACCGAGACGGCCCAGCGCGATGCGGCGGAAAAACTCGCCGATGCGCGCGATGCGCTGGTCGCCGCGCGCACCGATGCGGGCGCGCAGGAGCAGCGGCTCGCCAGCCTTGAGAAGGAGCGTGACGCCGCGCTCGCCCGGCTCGCCGATCTCGACCGGCAGGCCGCGCGGCTGGAAGAGGACCGCGAGGATTACGGGCGCACCGGGCGCGACGCGGCGGATGCTCTCCAGCGGCTCGAAGCCGAACTGGCGGCGAGCGAGACGTCGCGGGCGCAAGCCGAGGCTGCGCTGCCGCAGGTGATCGCGGATGCCGAGCGGGCGGAACAGGCCGAACGTTCGGCCGAGCTGGAACTCGCGCGCGCCAATGCGGATTACGCGGCGCTCGATGCCGAATGGCGCGTGGCGCGCGCCGCGCTCGACACCGCGGAACGGCGGATCGCCAAGCTTGCGAGCGAGGCCGAGCGGCTGGAGGAGACCGCACGCCAGCAGGCAGGCGCGCAGGATCCCGCGCAGGCGCTGGCCGAGGCGCAGGCCGCCGCAACGCAGGCTGGCGAAGCGCAGGAAGCGCTGGCCGGGCGGATCGAAGGCCGCCGCGAAGCGCGCGATGCCGCGCGCACTGCGCTGGAGCAGGCGCAGGAAGCGCTCGCCGAAGCACGCGCCGAACTCGCCGGTGTGGAGCGCGAGCATGCCGCGCTGGAGAAGGACCAGCGCACACGCGACAAGGCGCGCGCGGCCAAGGCGGGCAAGCCGGTCGCGCTCGATCGCGTGCGTGCCGCGCCCGGTTACGAGGCGGCGCTCGCCGCAGTGCTGGGCCGCGACGGCCGCAGCCCGCTGGGCGCCATGCCGGAGGCGGAGGATGGACGCTTCTGGACCGGAGCGCCGCAGCCCGAGCCGGTGGCCGATTCGCTGCTGCATCATCTCGGCGACTGCCCCGAGGAACTGCGCGCGCGCCTGGCGCGGGTGCAGGTGGTCGAGGCGGATGATGGCCGCGCTCTGGAGCCGGGCACCTGGCTGGTCACGCTTGCAGGCGCGCTGCGCCGGTGGGACGGGCTGGTCGTGCGCGGCGAGGGAGGCGCAGAGGCCGCGCGGCTCGAAGCGGCCAACCGCCTCGCCACTCTGGCCGAGCGCCTGCCCGAATTGCAGCAGTCCGCCGCCAGTGCCGAGGCCCGCGTGGGCGAGGCGCGCGCCGCGCTCGACGCCGCGCAGGCCGACTTCTCCCGCGCCGAAAGCGAGCGCGAAGCCGCCGCGCAGGCCGAGCGCGAGGCGCTGCGTGCGCTCGACCGCGCAGAGGCTGCGCTCGCCAGCCATGCCGAACGCGCGCGCCAGCTCGAACAGGCGCGCACCGACCTCGCCGATCAGCGCGCCACTGCGACGCGTGAGCTGGAGGCGGCGCAGGCAACGCTGGCCGGGCTGACCGATCCCGAGGCGCTCGCCGCGCGGCGCGATGCGGCCCGCTCCGCTCACGAGACCGCGCGCGCGCAGCTCTCCGCCGCCACCGCCGCGCGCGCCGCGCAGGAACAGGCGCTCGCGGTCGCGAAGGAGCGCGTTTCGGCCCACCGCGCGGATCGCGCCCACTGGGATCGCCGGGCGGACGAAGCCGCGCGCCGGCTGGCGGAGATGGACAGCCGCTTTGCCGAGATCGCCGCCGCGCGCGAACAGGTCGGCGACCAGCCCGAGCGGCTGGCGCGCGACATCGAGACCGCGCGAACCAGCCACCGCGAAACCGCCGCGCGGCTTGCCACCTTGCAGGACACGCTCGACACCGCGCAGGCAGCCGCCGACGCAGCCGACACCGCGCAGCGCGCCGCCAACGAAGCGCTCTCCGAAGCGCGCGAACGGCGCGCCCAGCTGGCCAACCAGGCCGAGAACGAGGACGCGCGGCGGGCGGAAATGGCACGCGTTTCGGGCGAGCGTTTCCACAAGCCCCCGCCGCTGCTGCCCGCCGCGTACGAGTTCGACGAAGCGGATGTGGCCGACCGGGAGGCCGAGTCCGAAACGCTCGACAAGCTGACCCAATCGCGCGAACGGATCGGCCCGGTCAATCTCGTTGCCGCCGACGAACTCGCCAGGATCGAGGAAGAGCACGGCTCGACTACTGCCGAGCGCGAGGAACTGACCGAGGCGGTGCATCGCCTGCGCGGATCGATCGGGCAGCTGAACCGCGAAGGGCGCGAGCGGCTGCGCGCCGCGTTCGAGCAGGTCGATGCACATTTCCAGAAGCTGTTCGCCCGCCTGTTTGAAGGCGGCGTCGCGCACCTCGCGCTGATCGACAGCGATGATCCGCTGGAGGCCGGGCTTGAGATCTACGCCCAGCCGCCGGGCAAGCGGCTGCAATCGCTCACGCTGCTATCGGGCGGCGAACAGGCGCTCACCGCGATCGCACTCACCTTTGCGCTGTTCCTGACCAATCCCGCGCCGATCTGCGTGCTCGACGAGGTCGACGCTCCGCTCGACGACGCCAATATCGACCGCTTCTGCGACCTGCTGGAAGCGATGACGCAAGAGACCAGCACACGCTACCTGATCGTCACGCACAATGCGGTGACGATGAGCCGGATGCACCGCCTGTTCGGGGTGACGATGATAGAGAAGGGCGTCAGCCGCCTCGTCAGCGTGGACCTGCAAGCCGCCGAATTGCTGGCCGCGGAGTAG
- a CDS encoding thioredoxin domain-containing protein: MNAPIKSVISAKSFALAAVALPLALGLAACGSSDDAEGSPSGEPVAEVAAPDGQVWSEIAQRTDRGGYLVGNPDAPIKLVEYGSLTCPACAAFSVEASEPLMNEYVDTGRVSFEFRSFAIHGPIDLALTRLVQCGAPEQVVPLADQVWANLPTIMQPLQERGAQLESALNLPEDQRFVAFGETAGLLDFFASRGISRDQARTCLADAEQLTNTAELSQSYATEDDITQTPTFVLNGKKLDGSGWMAVEAALQRAGAR, translated from the coding sequence ATGAACGCCCCGATCAAATCCGTGATCTCCGCCAAATCCTTCGCCCTCGCTGCAGTGGCCCTGCCGCTCGCCCTCGGCCTTGCCGCCTGCGGCTCGAGCGACGACGCCGAAGGCTCGCCCAGCGGAGAGCCGGTGGCCGAAGTGGCCGCGCCCGACGGCCAGGTGTGGTCCGAAATCGCCCAGCGCACCGATCGCGGCGGCTATCTGGTCGGCAATCCGGATGCACCGATCAAGCTGGTCGAATACGGCTCGCTCACCTGCCCCGCCTGCGCCGCCTTCTCGGTCGAGGCGAGCGAGCCTCTGATGAACGAGTATGTCGATACCGGCCGGGTCAGCTTCGAATTCCGCAGCTTCGCGATCCACGGCCCGATCGACCTCGCGCTCACCCGGCTGGTCCAGTGCGGCGCGCCCGAACAGGTGGTGCCGCTCGCCGACCAGGTCTGGGCCAACCTGCCCACGATCATGCAGCCGTTGCAGGAACGCGGGGCGCAGCTCGAATCCGCGCTCAACCTGCCGGAAGACCAGCGCTTCGTCGCGTTCGGCGAAACCGCCGGCCTGCTCGATTTCTTCGCCTCGCGCGGGATCAGCCGCGATCAGGCGCGCACCTGCCTCGCCGATGCGGAACAGCTGACCAACACCGCCGAGCTCTCGCAAAGCTACGCCACGGAAGACGACATCACCCAGACGCCGACCTTCGTGCTCAACGGCAAGAAGCTCGACGGCTCCGGCTGGATGGCGGTCGAAGCGGCCCTGCAGCGCGCGGGCGCGCGCTAG
- a CDS encoding thioredoxin domain-containing protein, whose amino-acid sequence MTRIMGALLLMLAGLASPAAAQSWLQTVERTPVSHIVGNPDAPVTVIEYLSYTCPHCREFAMQGEEILKLGYVSKGDLRYEYRDVAANPVDLTAAMMARCGAPEKFPGNHSALMMAQPQYNALMRLATKAQSDRWFNGDKAARRRAVASDLNLYAIFERRGYTRVELDRCLADQALADRIEGAIKADVETYGPIPTPSFVVNGTMLEGVHTWDQLQQALAGAGTPGASAPPAD is encoded by the coding sequence ATGACGCGTATCATGGGGGCCCTGCTGCTGATGCTGGCCGGTCTGGCAAGCCCGGCTGCGGCGCAGAGCTGGCTGCAGACAGTCGAACGTACGCCCGTTTCGCACATCGTCGGCAATCCCGATGCGCCGGTGACGGTGATCGAATACCTCAGCTATACCTGCCCGCACTGCCGCGAATTCGCGATGCAAGGGGAAGAAATCCTCAAGCTCGGCTACGTCTCGAAGGGCGATCTGCGCTACGAATACCGCGATGTCGCGGCCAACCCGGTCGATCTGACAGCGGCGATGATGGCCCGCTGCGGCGCGCCCGAGAAGTTCCCCGGCAACCATTCAGCACTGATGATGGCACAGCCGCAATACAACGCGCTGATGCGCCTCGCCACGAAGGCGCAGAGCGACCGCTGGTTCAACGGCGACAAGGCCGCTCGCCGCCGCGCGGTGGCGAGCGACCTCAACCTCTACGCGATTTTCGAGCGGCGCGGGTATACCCGGGTGGAGCTGGACCGGTGCCTTGCCGACCAGGCGCTGGCCGACCGAATCGAAGGCGCGATCAAGGCCGACGTCGAGACGTATGGCCCGATCCCGACGCCCAGCTTCGTCGTCAACGGCACCATGCTGGAAGGTGTGCACACCTGGGACCAGCTGCAACAGGCGCTGGCCGGCGCGGGCACGCCGGGTGCATCCGCCCCGCCCGCCGACTAG
- a CDS encoding DUF721 domain-containing protein, whose product MERKPPPKSATGRKSAKKTGPKGGPKTGNVRPFERSRGSGVKPVGDLMPQVGRTAFRRYGFVQSSVVTRWPEIVGPDHAKVCAPESIRFPPGERADGILQLVVAPAHAPLIQHVIPEIIERTNRFFGYRAVARVKLRQGTVQPRAVEPPRSTRPPELKPIPMELGESLRDIGDPELRAVLEGLARTLGDDTNGETH is encoded by the coding sequence ATGGAACGCAAGCCTCCCCCCAAATCCGCGACCGGCAGGAAAAGCGCGAAGAAGACCGGCCCGAAAGGCGGCCCAAAAACCGGGAACGTGCGCCCGTTCGAGCGCTCGCGCGGCAGCGGGGTAAAGCCGGTCGGCGATCTGATGCCGCAGGTCGGGCGCACCGCGTTCCGCCGCTACGGCTTCGTGCAAAGCTCTGTCGTGACCCGCTGGCCGGAGATCGTTGGGCCGGACCACGCCAAGGTCTGCGCGCCCGAATCGATCCGCTTCCCGCCGGGAGAGCGCGCCGACGGCATCCTCCAGCTGGTGGTGGCGCCCGCCCACGCGCCGCTGATCCAGCATGTCATCCCCGAAATCATCGAGCGGACCAACCGCTTCTTCGGCTATCGCGCGGTCGCGCGGGTCAAGCTGCGGCAAGGTACGGTTCAGCCGCGTGCGGTAGAGCCCCCGCGCAGCACGAGGCCGCCCGAACTCAAGCCGATTCCGATGGAACTGGGCGAGTCTTTGCGCGATATCGGCGATCCCGAACTGCGCGCCGTCCTTGAAGGACTCGCGCGCACGCTGGGCGACGACACCAACGGAGAAACGCATTGA
- a CDS encoding NUDIX domain-containing protein — MTTRETCAQIPARLLAWYDEHARALPWRSAPREPPADPYRVWLSEIMLQQTTVAAVKPFFATFTTRWPTVEALAAAPQEDVMAAWAGLGYYSRARNLVKAAGVVAEMGGFPDTEEGLRALPGVGAYTAAAIAAIAFGRRAVVVDANVERVVARLFAIDTPLPGARPAIREGADLITPDERSGDFAQGMMDLGSRICTPRAPNCDACPLAADCAARGHDPERLPVKAPKKAKPVRQGRAYWIEREGAVWLVQRAPEGMLGGMRALPDDGWSAAGDGSGDPPVDGAWEEAGVVRHTFTHFVIELSVLRLESAQETGLAQGEWWPVERIGEAGLPTLFAKAARLAIAVRERLI, encoded by the coding sequence GTGACCACCAGAGAGACCTGTGCGCAAATCCCGGCCCGGCTGCTCGCCTGGTACGACGAACACGCCCGCGCGCTGCCGTGGCGCAGCGCTCCGCGAGAGCCTCCTGCCGATCCCTATCGCGTCTGGCTGTCCGAGATCATGCTGCAGCAGACCACCGTAGCGGCGGTGAAGCCCTTTTTCGCCACGTTCACGACCCGCTGGCCCACTGTCGAGGCACTCGCCGCCGCGCCGCAGGAGGATGTGATGGCCGCGTGGGCCGGGCTTGGTTACTACTCGCGCGCCCGCAATCTGGTGAAGGCGGCGGGTGTGGTCGCCGAGATGGGCGGTTTTCCCGATACCGAGGAAGGGCTGCGCGCGCTGCCCGGCGTGGGTGCCTATACCGCCGCCGCAATCGCCGCGATCGCCTTCGGGCGGCGCGCGGTGGTGGTCGATGCCAATGTCGAGCGGGTGGTCGCGCGGTTATTCGCCATCGACACCCCGTTGCCGGGCGCGAGGCCGGCGATCCGCGAAGGGGCGGATCTCATCACCCCGGACGAGCGCAGCGGCGATTTCGCGCAAGGAATGATGGATCTGGGCAGCCGTATCTGCACCCCGCGCGCTCCGAACTGCGATGCCTGCCCGCTCGCGGCGGATTGCGCGGCGCGCGGACACGATCCCGAGCGGTTGCCGGTCAAGGCTCCGAAGAAGGCCAAACCCGTGCGGCAGGGCAGGGCCTACTGGATCGAGCGTGAGGGGGCGGTGTGGCTGGTCCAGCGGGCACCCGAGGGAATGCTCGGCGGAATGCGTGCACTGCCCGATGATGGCTGGTCAGCGGCAGGCGATGGATCGGGCGATCCGCCGGTGGACGGCGCGTGGGAAGAGGCGGGCGTGGTGCGCCACACCTTCACGCATTTCGTGATCGAGCTGAGCGTGCTGCGGCTGGAGAGCGCGCAGGAAACCGGGCTGGCGCAGGGCGAATGGTGGCCGGTCGAGCGGATCGGCGAGGCGGGCCTGCCGACTTTGTTCGCCAAGGCCGCGCGGCTGGCGATCGCGGTGCGCGAACGCCTGATCTAG
- a CDS encoding serine hydrolase — protein sequence MAYREFTDSGLSRRGLLRGGAYLAGGSMLASLPFGSALFAHDVGEAWPHLSAEIEKYLSEKKLANAIAALGWKQDPHAHSVGGGTLALGGSTKADLNSLYRIYSMTKPITGMVAMQLISEGKMALDQPLSDILPAFAQMQVQKEYDGAISEDNLEPAKSPITIRQLLTHTSGLGYQIIQQGALKDEYYRLGLAPGQVSRMPIPGIPTIEPAESLELFADRLATVPLVYQPGTKWSYSVGLDLMGRVIEVVEGKPFDQVMQDVILGPTGMTSTFFTVPESEVGRLTTNYGILNGQVFPIDPAASSIYLDKPAFPFGGAGLVSSPHDYDRFLRMLLGKGMIDGTRVLSEAAVNIGTSNILPATVDLTGSWVEGQGFGAGGRVVDKAFGWGGAAGTAAFVDFASGLRAGFFAQYMPSEAYPIQGEFPDLVRKDLAAATNG from the coding sequence ATGGCCTATCGGGAATTCACGGACAGCGGTCTGTCGCGTCGCGGGCTGCTGCGCGGCGGGGCCTATCTTGCGGGCGGATCGATGCTCGCGAGCCTGCCTTTCGGCAGCGCGCTGTTCGCCCACGACGTCGGCGAGGCATGGCCGCACCTCTCCGCCGAGATCGAGAAATATCTCTCCGAAAAGAAGCTCGCCAACGCGATCGCCGCGCTGGGCTGGAAGCAGGACCCGCACGCCCACTCGGTCGGCGGCGGCACGCTGGCGCTGGGCGGCAGTACGAAGGCCGACCTCAACTCGCTCTACCGCATCTATTCGATGACCAAGCCGATTACCGGGATGGTCGCGATGCAACTGATCTCCGAAGGCAAGATGGCGCTCGACCAGCCGCTGTCCGACATCCTGCCCGCCTTTGCCCAGATGCAGGTGCAGAAGGAATATGACGGCGCGATCAGCGAGGACAATCTCGAACCGGCGAAGAGCCCGATCACGATCCGCCAACTGCTCACCCATACCTCCGGCCTTGGCTACCAGATCATCCAGCAGGGCGCGCTCAAGGACGAATATTACCGGCTGGGCCTCGCCCCCGGGCAGGTGAGCCGAATGCCGATCCCCGGCATCCCGACGATCGAACCTGCCGAAAGCCTCGAGCTTTTCGCCGATCGGCTTGCCACCGTGCCGCTGGTCTATCAGCCGGGCACCAAGTGGTCCTACTCGGTCGGGCTCGACCTGATGGGCCGGGTGATCGAAGTGGTCGAAGGCAAGCCGTTCGATCAGGTGATGCAGGATGTGATCCTCGGCCCGACCGGGATGACCAGCACCTTCTTCACCGTGCCGGAAAGCGAAGTCGGGCGGCTGACGACCAATTACGGCATCCTCAACGGGCAGGTCTTCCCGATCGACCCGGCGGCATCCTCGATCTACCTCGACAAGCCTGCCTTCCCCTTCGGCGGAGCGGGCCTCGTCAGCAGCCCGCACGATTACGACCGCTTCCTGCGCATGCTGCTGGGCAAGGGCATGATCGACGGCACCCGCGTGCTGAGCGAGGCTGCGGTCAATATCGGCACCTCGAATATCCTGCCGGCTACGGTCGATCTCACCGGATCGTGGGTCGAAGGGCAGGGCTTCGGCGCGGGCGGGCGCGTGGTCGACAAGGCGTTCGGCTGGGGCGGGGCTGCGGGCACGGCGGCCTTCGTCGATTTCGCATCGGGCCTGCGCGCCGGGTTCTTCGCCCAGTACATGCCGAGCGAGGCCTACCCCATCCAAGGCGAATTCCCCGATCTGGTGCGCAAGGATCTGGCCGCCGCAACCAATGGCTGA